The following are encoded in a window of Candidatus Eisenbacteria bacterium genomic DNA:
- a CDS encoding SDR family oxidoreductase: MTNPDDAPRAADSSAPAPTPERLREALTVLEQIAANRRLLEPLTREERRRLATAAGTVYHPTPADRRRLVKEMARARKERAAERDERALERSGIRTLRRRPVFTTPDAALPAGAREFSPEDQVADPANTVAEREQNCYVCKRDYTTLHPFYDQLCPECGEFNLRKRGELADLRGRVALVTGGRVKIGYQAGLKLLRCGARLIVTTRFPRDSAERYAREPDFAGWRDRLEIFGLDLRHTPSVEAFCRHLLATRDRLDYIVNNACQTVRRPPEYYEHMLAGETASHAHLRPEVRRLLGAYEGLRGYHLLPEGPGAPPVAADRALHEVAGLTHAAELSQVRLLPEERRAQQDLFPRGRLDQDLQQVDLRGRNSWRLLLDEVSSVELLEVQLVNAVAPFVLNARLKPLMTRTPERDKHIVNVSAMEGQFYRKAKTTRHPHTNMAKAALNMMTRTSAADYFHDGIHMNSVDTGWVTDEDPAVIAERKAVEHRFAPPLDIVDGAARITDPIVAGANTGVHVWGQFLKDYRPTPW, from the coding sequence ATGACGAATCCCGACGACGCTCCGCGGGCCGCCGATTCGAGCGCGCCCGCGCCAACGCCCGAGCGGCTGCGCGAGGCGCTCACCGTGCTCGAGCAGATCGCCGCGAACCGGCGGCTGCTCGAACCGCTCACCCGCGAGGAACGCCGGCGGCTCGCCACCGCCGCCGGCACGGTCTATCACCCGACTCCCGCCGACCGGCGCCGGCTCGTCAAGGAGATGGCGCGCGCGCGCAAGGAACGGGCGGCGGAGCGGGATGAACGCGCGCTGGAGCGCTCGGGCATCCGCACGCTGCGCCGCCGGCCCGTCTTCACGACGCCCGACGCGGCGCTGCCGGCGGGCGCCAGGGAGTTCTCGCCCGAGGATCAGGTGGCCGATCCCGCGAACACCGTCGCCGAGCGGGAGCAGAACTGCTACGTCTGCAAACGCGACTACACGACGCTGCATCCGTTCTACGACCAGCTCTGCCCGGAATGCGGCGAGTTCAACCTTCGAAAGCGCGGCGAGCTGGCCGACCTGCGCGGCCGCGTCGCGCTGGTGACCGGCGGCCGCGTCAAGATCGGCTACCAGGCCGGTCTCAAGCTGCTGCGGTGCGGTGCGCGGCTCATCGTGACGACGCGCTTTCCGCGCGACTCGGCCGAGCGTTACGCGCGTGAGCCGGATTTCGCCGGGTGGCGTGACCGTCTCGAGATCTTCGGGCTCGACCTGAGGCACACGCCGAGCGTCGAGGCCTTCTGCCGTCACCTGCTGGCGACGCGCGACCGGCTCGACTACATCGTCAACAACGCCTGCCAGACGGTGCGCCGGCCGCCGGAGTACTACGAGCACATGCTCGCGGGCGAGACCGCCTCGCACGCGCACCTGCGGCCCGAAGTGCGCCGGCTGCTCGGGGCCTACGAGGGCCTGCGCGGCTATCACCTGCTGCCCGAGGGCCCGGGCGCGCCGCCCGTCGCGGCGGATCGCGCCCTCCATGAGGTGGCGGGCCTCACGCACGCCGCCGAGCTTTCGCAGGTGCGGTTGCTGCCCGAGGAGCGGCGGGCGCAGCAGGACCTGTTTCCGCGGGGACGCCTCGACCAGGACCTGCAGCAGGTGGACCTGCGCGGGCGCAACTCCTGGCGGCTGCTGCTCGACGAGGTTTCGTCGGTCGAGCTGCTCGAAGTGCAGCTCGTCAACGCGGTCGCGCCGTTCGTGCTCAACGCGCGCCTCAAGCCCCTGATGACGCGGACGCCGGAACGCGACAAGCACATCGTCAACGTCTCGGCCATGGAAGGTCAGTTCTACCGCAAGGCCAAGACCACGCGGCACCCGCACACGAACATGGCGAAGGCCGCGCTCAACATGATGACGCGCACCTCGGCGGCCGACTACTTCCACGACGGCATCCACATGAACAGCGTGGACACCGGCTGGGTGACCGACGAGGACCCGGCCGTGATCGCCGAGCGCAAGGCGGTCGAGCACCGCTTCGCGCCGCCGCTCGACATCGTGGACGGCGCGGCGCGCATCACCGACCCGATCGTCGCCGGCGCCAACACCGGCGTGCACGTCTGGGGACAATTCCTGAAGGACTACCGGCCGACGCCGTGGTGA